ACGTAATCATTTCTCTTTCACTTCCATTCCGTCATACACATCGTCGGAAGGATTTTTAACCACCTTTTGCCCTACTGTTACGCCTTCTACAACCTCTGTCCAATCTCCATCAGTAGAACCTTTTTTCACATTTTGTTTACGAAGCTTCCCTTTATCCTCAACATAAACAAATGCATCATCGCCTTTTGCTACAATGCTCTTACTTGGGACAGCAATCATCTTCTTATTCTCTAAGTTTACTTGCAGAGAAACGTGATAACCTGGAGATAAACCATCTTGACTATCAAGGCTAGCTTTATATGTATACTGAGACATATTTTGAGTTGCTTCACCCATGCCGCCAGCTTGCGCCATCTCTGCACTTGTTGGGAACTCACTTACCTCTGTAATCTTACCTGTCCACTTCTTCTTATTATTTGCTTTTGCAGTTACAGTGAATGTTTGATCTTTTTGAATTTGTGACTTTTGAAGCTCAGTTAACGTACCTTGAACTTGGAATGGATCTTTAGAAGCTACTTGTAAAAACGCTTTTCCTTGACCACCTAACGTTTGAGATGAACTTTGTGCCGCATCTTTGTCTAACTTTTGAACAACACCAGCAAAATTGCTATAAATCGTAAGTTCTTTCTGCTTCTTACTTAACTCTTCTTTCTGCAACTTTCCTTTTTCTTTCTCAAGGTCAATTGTTTTTTGTCCTATCTCTAACTCGTTTACTTGCTCGTCCATCGGATCTGTTACTTCTTTCCCAGCTCCGCTATCTTTCGCCTTCTTAATTTCTTTCTTCAACGAATCAATCTTCTTTTTCCCTTGATCATAACGCATATCCGCCATCTTCTGATCAAGCTCAGCTTGCTTCATTTGAAGGTTAATCTCTTCATTATCATAAGAGAATAACTTCGTGCCTTTCTCTACCTCTTGCCCTTCTTTTACCTCAATATCTTTCACTTTCCCTTTGGCCGGATCTGCATAGAAGCTTTCAATATTACTAGGCTTCACCTGACCAGAAATTAACTTCGTATTATTCAGCTTACGCTCTGTCACTTTCTCAAAACTTACAGCATCAGCATTTGTTGATGCACCCTTCTTCTTACCTTGCATAACAAAAATATTAATTGCCGCTACAATAACAATTAGTGCAATAACCCCAATAATAATCCATTTCTTCTTCTTGTTTGGAGTACGAACCGTATTTGGTAACATATTACCGCTCCTTTTTTATAACTTAATAGTTTAATATAAAAATTGTATAAAACTTTCTGAAAATAAACTGTATATTATTACAATCTTTTTACAAAGTTTTACACATCCATTTATATTGTAACAAAAATTCCAATGATTAGAAATATGACATTATATCTTTTAAGATAGATTTAAGGAAAGGAAAAAGAGCAATTTTAATTGAATGGAAGCCATTCTTTATTAACAAAATTTCTTTCCAAAATGAATCATTAAAATTATTTTCCTAATTGCACCATCGCTATTTTGTCATATATATTTGACATTTCATCTATTCAATTATAAAATGTCACATATAAATGACATTTTGGTACACAAGGTCTACAACCATCAATGGGAGGGTTATATTTGAATAACGTTAAACAATATCGAAAATCTGAAGATCTATCGCAGCTAGAATTAGCTAAAAAAGTTAACGTAGCGAGACAGACAATAAACTTAATTGAAAACAATAAATATAACCCTTCTTTAGCCTTATGTATCGAATTAGCAAAAGCACTAAAA
This DNA window, taken from Bacillus cereus ATCC 14579, encodes the following:
- a CDS encoding efflux RND transporter periplasmic adaptor subunit, whose amino-acid sequence is MLPNTVRTPNKKKKWIIIGVIALIVIVAAINIFVMQGKKKGASTNADAVSFEKVTERKLNNTKLISGQVKPSNIESFYADPAKGKVKDIEVKEGQEVEKGTKLFSYDNEEINLQMKQAELDQKMADMRYDQGKKKIDSLKKEIKKAKDSGAGKEVTDPMDEQVNELEIGQKTIDLEKEKGKLQKEELSKKQKELTIYSNFAGVVQKLDKDAAQSSSQTLGGQGKAFLQVASKDPFQVQGTLTELQKSQIQKDQTFTVTAKANNKKKWTGKITEVSEFPTSAEMAQAGGMGEATQNMSQYTYKASLDSQDGLSPGYHVSLQVNLENKKMIAVPSKSIVAKGDDAFVYVEDKGKLRKQNVKKGSTDGDWTEVVEGVTVGQKVVKNPSDDVYDGMEVKEK
- a CDS encoding helix-turn-helix transcriptional regulator, yielding MNNVKQYRKSEDLSQLELAKKVNVARQTINLIENNKYNPSLALCIELAKALKTDLNSLFWEGD